Proteins encoded by one window of Chondromyces crocatus:
- a CDS encoding HEAT repeat domain-containing protein has translation MTETLEEAKRIGTGELRSWISDAGELRKGAELYDKGQLLNLSRHRAKLFCDAKGSGASPYKVMITYADKPIPTFKAQCSCPAAVRGRGRGGFCKHGAALMVAWARAPESFLVSNGPAPGAVASSAASTGASASPGAASPGAPKRNEVKKGKVSAQELMRAGVEQVGTLVRELGVAGVASLSEEREEQVQLLGQTLRENRLRRLSARTIELGQLLGAARTSGATVMPGRYTGLLADLLLTARKLEKHLGGEPLEDRHVEELIGKTWQKGDRVPVRDLQLVEYAFITKTTSDGFVVRESRFFDIASGLHHSEKQILPAAIARRTEPKPSRAGYLLAGARGTTFPGFAPHRIDFDDLGDGRLLDPSVYAAMVEKALPGAGAALAALQEHRKDIFAPDRMPVALRVDALLFRGNRLEAVDDQGNTLHLPEDQALEERLAGALHAGKLRALVGDMGIDAALATLWPAAAIIEGPLGLELRGVMDADGERKVALEGSAWVVAARAAGISGAAIALGEVREELADLFLGGLSGLTARRTEPLALRLEELGLSKQAALLRTLALKPEPSERLDDFIKLYQVLEIALVRLTAAAHVDRATVVAVPTYAGVYVHPPEELLEPGEVTRRRAQGTLNRYQAAIHYARYYEALPPEALVTSIFPIWADGAAAPHVMAAFASRPEEGIEAAAKALSVTTARMARITAVRVLEGVGLASVKDRQRATFAANAELMLRQISRESRDGGVRALARAALDAIEVAQVGSDVTVRRRKLDEQRQVEDLCRELLTAPKREERLEALRQLEHLGIATAIPAIRQAFWSDASTLVRDDACHVLAMLGDSQMVEVFVRMLASRAEDEHSARVAAQALGLLGDVRGLDELLSAYAEGYKPGIMMDAIRRFGPVALEPLVALVEARPEIATRQAALSALQALDDKELADFLTARLKARRGQADLPEKAQISLRLAEVHVYTRRAVASVVKELLAGEETPDALRASRNARKVLG, from the coding sequence ATGACGGAGACGCTGGAGGAGGCGAAGCGGATCGGGACAGGCGAGCTGCGGAGCTGGATCTCCGACGCGGGGGAGCTGCGCAAGGGGGCCGAGCTGTACGACAAGGGGCAGCTCCTGAACCTCTCTCGCCACAGGGCCAAGCTCTTCTGCGATGCCAAGGGCTCCGGCGCCTCGCCTTACAAGGTGATGATCACCTACGCGGACAAGCCCATCCCCACCTTCAAGGCGCAGTGCTCCTGCCCCGCAGCGGTGCGGGGGCGTGGTCGAGGAGGGTTCTGCAAGCACGGAGCGGCGCTGATGGTGGCCTGGGCCCGCGCGCCGGAGTCGTTCCTGGTGAGCAACGGTCCAGCCCCAGGGGCCGTGGCGAGCAGCGCTGCGAGCACAGGCGCAAGCGCATCTCCGGGCGCGGCGAGCCCGGGGGCGCCCAAGCGGAACGAGGTGAAGAAGGGCAAGGTCAGCGCCCAGGAACTCATGCGGGCTGGCGTGGAGCAGGTGGGGACGCTGGTCCGTGAACTCGGGGTCGCCGGGGTCGCGTCGTTGTCGGAGGAGCGAGAGGAGCAGGTGCAGCTCCTCGGACAGACGCTGCGGGAGAACCGACTGCGCAGGCTGTCGGCGCGGACCATCGAGCTGGGACAGCTCCTCGGAGCGGCACGCACCTCGGGAGCCACCGTGATGCCAGGGAGGTACACGGGCTTGCTCGCGGATCTGCTGCTCACGGCGCGCAAGCTGGAGAAGCACCTCGGGGGTGAACCCCTGGAGGATCGCCATGTCGAAGAGCTGATCGGAAAGACGTGGCAGAAGGGGGATCGAGTTCCCGTCCGGGACCTCCAGCTCGTGGAGTACGCCTTCATCACGAAGACGACGAGCGATGGATTCGTGGTCCGCGAGAGCCGGTTCTTCGACATCGCCTCGGGGCTGCACCACAGCGAGAAGCAGATCTTGCCCGCAGCGATTGCCAGGCGGACCGAACCCAAGCCGAGCCGCGCGGGGTACCTGCTGGCTGGCGCGCGGGGGACGACCTTCCCCGGCTTCGCGCCCCATCGCATCGATTTCGACGACCTGGGCGACGGGCGGCTGCTCGATCCATCGGTGTATGCAGCCATGGTGGAGAAGGCGCTGCCCGGAGCCGGCGCGGCCCTCGCCGCGCTGCAAGAGCACCGGAAGGACATCTTCGCGCCGGATCGGATGCCCGTAGCGCTGCGGGTGGACGCGCTCCTGTTCCGTGGGAACCGGCTGGAGGCGGTGGACGATCAGGGGAACACGCTGCACCTGCCCGAAGATCAGGCGCTCGAGGAGCGGCTCGCTGGCGCGCTGCACGCGGGCAAGCTGCGCGCGCTCGTGGGCGACATGGGGATCGACGCGGCCCTGGCGACGCTGTGGCCAGCAGCGGCGATCATCGAAGGACCACTCGGTCTGGAGCTACGCGGGGTGATGGATGCGGACGGGGAGCGCAAGGTGGCGCTCGAGGGCTCCGCCTGGGTGGTGGCCGCACGCGCGGCGGGCATCTCCGGCGCCGCCATCGCACTCGGAGAGGTGCGCGAGGAGCTGGCCGATCTCTTTCTGGGTGGCCTCTCGGGTCTGACGGCGCGCCGGACGGAGCCGCTCGCGCTCCGGCTCGAGGAGCTGGGCCTCTCGAAGCAGGCGGCGCTGCTTCGCACGCTGGCGCTGAAGCCTGAGCCCAGCGAGCGGCTCGACGACTTCATCAAGCTCTACCAGGTGCTGGAGATCGCCCTGGTGCGCCTCACGGCCGCCGCCCACGTAGACCGGGCGACCGTCGTGGCCGTCCCGACCTACGCGGGAGTCTACGTCCATCCCCCGGAAGAGCTGCTCGAGCCCGGCGAGGTAACCCGTCGTCGGGCCCAGGGGACGCTCAACCGCTACCAGGCAGCGATCCACTACGCGCGCTACTACGAGGCGCTACCGCCGGAAGCGCTGGTGACCAGCATTTTCCCCATCTGGGCGGATGGCGCCGCGGCACCGCATGTCATGGCGGCTTTCGCGTCGCGCCCGGAGGAGGGCATCGAGGCCGCCGCCAAGGCACTGAGCGTGACCACCGCACGCATGGCGAGGATCACGGCGGTGCGCGTGCTCGAGGGGGTGGGCCTCGCGTCGGTGAAGGACCGACAGCGGGCGACGTTCGCGGCAAACGCAGAACTCATGCTCCGCCAGATCAGCCGGGAGTCGCGTGATGGAGGGGTGCGCGCCTTGGCGCGAGCAGCGCTGGACGCCATCGAGGTCGCCCAGGTCGGCTCCGACGTGACGGTGCGGCGGAGGAAGCTCGACGAGCAGCGGCAGGTGGAGGATCTGTGCCGTGAGCTGCTCACCGCGCCCAAGCGGGAGGAGCGTCTGGAGGCGCTGCGTCAGCTCGAGCATCTGGGCATCGCCACGGCCATTCCGGCGATCCGGCAGGCGTTCTGGAGCGATGCTTCCACGCTGGTGCGAGACGACGCATGCCATGTGCTGGCCATGCTCGGCGACAGCCAGATGGTGGAAGTCTTCGTGCGGATGCTCGCGTCACGTGCCGAGGACGAGCACAGCGCGCGGGTCGCGGCGCAGGCGCTCGGTCTCCTCGGCGACGTACGTGGACTCGACGAGCTGCTCTCGGCCTATGCGGAGGGGTACAAGCCCGGCATCATGATGGATGCGATCCGCCGCTTCGGCCCCGTGGCGCTCGAGCCATTGGTCGCGCTCGTCGAAGCCCGCCCCGAGATCGCGACCCGTCAAGCCGCGCTGTCGGCGCTACAAGCGCTGGACGACAAGGAACTCGCCGATTTTCTGACCGCGCGGCTGAAGGCGCGGCGAGGCCAGGCGGACCTGCCCGAGAAGGCCCAGATCAGCTTGCGGCTCGCCGAGGTGCACGTGTACACGCGACGCGCCGTGGCCTCGGTGGTCAAGGAGCTGCTCGCCGGCGAGGAGACGCCCGACGCACTGCGGGCTTCGCGGAATGCGCGCAAGGTGCTGGGCTGA
- a CDS encoding MGMT family protein, giving the protein MRAPRREAAKIPETVSWWAEFYEVIRRIPRGRVCTYGAVAAMAGHPRAARHVGHALSALGESGESGRVPWQRVLGSRSRQRAAISIKDPVGGALQRALLEAEGVAIDERGGVSLDRFGWFESGPVVTPRKKSATQKGATKTASTTKRAVTKTVSATRKGVTKTVSATRKGVTKNSPPEKGPTRKKGAAQRSAARSSALAKIATRTKGATKRQRGPSTKRRTR; this is encoded by the coding sequence ATGCGCGCTCCGCGGAGAGAGGCAGCCAAGATCCCCGAGACGGTCTCGTGGTGGGCCGAGTTCTACGAAGTCATCCGCCGCATTCCGCGGGGCCGCGTCTGCACCTACGGGGCCGTGGCGGCGATGGCCGGGCATCCTCGCGCGGCACGCCATGTCGGGCACGCCCTGTCAGCCCTGGGGGAGTCGGGCGAGAGCGGCCGGGTGCCCTGGCAGCGGGTGCTCGGTAGTCGCTCACGACAGCGGGCAGCGATTTCCATCAAGGATCCCGTGGGAGGCGCGCTCCAACGTGCCCTGCTCGAAGCGGAAGGAGTGGCCATCGACGAACGCGGCGGGGTGTCGCTCGATCGGTTCGGTTGGTTCGAGAGCGGCCCCGTGGTCACGCCCCGTAAGAAAAGCGCCACCCAAAAGGGTGCCACGAAGACGGCCAGCACCACGAAGAGGGCTGTCACGAAGACGGTCAGCGCCACCAGGAAGGGCGTCACGAAGACGGTCAGCGCCACCAGGAAGGGCGTCACGAAGAACAGTCCTCCCGAGAAGGGGCCCACGAGAAAGAAGGGCGCCGCGCAAAGAAGCGCTGCCAGGAGCAGCGCTCTCGCGAAGATCGCCACGAGAACGAAAGGCGCCACGAAGAGGCAACGTGGACCCTCGACGAAACGCCGGACGCGCTGA
- a CDS encoding aromatic ring-hydroxylating oxygenase subunit alpha, which translates to MVPPETVSMTPGEEADPGPLVPVRALLAPPQAKVRASVVRLPGQWFIVADASELGRKPVPRMLLGTPLVLFRDGEGRPGALLDRCPHRNVPLSIGDVVEGQLQCVYHGWRFDGRGACRFVPSLIGEPGGKARNATSFATVEQDGFIWVYSTPGEEPTSLPYRFPQLGEQGYTSVRRRVESESTMHAALENALDVPHTQFLHRGLFRSNTRGIQITANVQRSRDRVVAEYVGEPRPSGLVARILSPSGGLVTHFDRFILPSIAEVEYRIGTENHFLVSAAMTPVSDFLTHIYAVVSFRVRLFPGWLLKPFLMPLGLRVFAQDAAILKLQTQNIQRFGGEQYASTEIDVLGRHIWRLLKKAERGDASGGDEVHEEQVTLLV; encoded by the coding sequence ATGGTGCCTCCCGAGACCGTGTCGATGACGCCGGGCGAGGAGGCCGATCCCGGTCCGCTCGTGCCGGTCCGCGCGCTGCTCGCGCCGCCTCAGGCCAAGGTGCGGGCATCGGTGGTACGCCTGCCAGGCCAGTGGTTCATCGTCGCCGACGCCTCGGAGCTGGGGCGCAAACCAGTCCCAAGGATGCTACTCGGGACGCCACTGGTCCTGTTCCGCGATGGCGAGGGGCGCCCAGGAGCCCTGCTGGATCGGTGCCCGCACCGCAACGTCCCGCTGTCGATTGGAGACGTCGTCGAGGGGCAATTGCAGTGCGTGTACCATGGGTGGCGCTTCGACGGACGGGGGGCCTGCCGGTTCGTTCCTTCCTTGATCGGCGAGCCAGGAGGCAAAGCGCGGAACGCGACGAGCTTCGCCACCGTGGAACAGGACGGCTTCATCTGGGTCTATTCGACCCCCGGAGAAGAGCCAACGTCCCTTCCCTACCGGTTTCCCCAGCTCGGCGAGCAGGGCTACACCTCGGTACGTCGACGGGTCGAGTCCGAGTCGACGATGCACGCAGCGCTGGAGAACGCGCTCGACGTGCCGCACACACAGTTCCTTCACCGGGGGCTGTTCCGCTCGAACACACGCGGGATCCAGATCACGGCGAACGTGCAACGGTCACGCGACCGGGTCGTGGCAGAGTACGTGGGGGAGCCTCGACCTTCGGGGCTCGTGGCGCGGATCCTCTCGCCCTCGGGGGGGCTGGTGACTCACTTCGATCGGTTCATCCTGCCTTCCATCGCCGAGGTGGAGTACCGCATCGGCACCGAGAACCACTTCCTGGTGAGCGCGGCGATGACACCGGTCTCCGATTTCCTGACGCACATCTACGCGGTGGTCAGCTTCAGGGTGCGGCTGTTTCCCGGTTGGCTGCTCAAGCCATTTCTGATGCCTCTCGGGCTGCGCGTGTTCGCGCAGGACGCGGCCATCCTGAAGCTTCAGACACAGAACATTCAGCGCTTCGGCGGCGAACAGTACGCTTCGACCGAGATCGACGTGCTCGGGCGGCACATCTGGCGCCTCCTGAAGAAGGCCGAACGTGGGGACGCGTCGGGTGGCGACGAGGTGCACGAAGAGCAGGTGACGCTTCTCGTCTGA
- a CDS encoding FHA domain-containing protein, which translates to MLVQLCVQHVVGGGRVRTGDTLDVPEGAVLGRDPGVDIRLDHPSISRRHARFLGSPLRIENLSVSSGLFVDSVPVTRGVRALLNDGSWVQIGAILFAIVRPAASPLDGAATEGTDATPIFMILRDGDSCAVQFDGRHLDLPAAAARAFAMLALAPTQVVAAAALQDAVGGGETAPALITAIREAVRALLEEGSLDEERLRSLIARSGSSYRLSPLGGLDRDALLQRLVRLRKGQGYTLCLPRDAVCLVEAG; encoded by the coding sequence GTGCTCGTTCAGTTGTGCGTGCAGCATGTCGTGGGCGGGGGCCGCGTGCGCACCGGAGATACGCTCGACGTACCCGAGGGCGCGGTGCTGGGGCGTGATCCAGGTGTCGACATCCGGCTCGACCATCCATCGATCTCGCGTCGTCATGCGCGCTTCCTGGGATCACCCCTCCGGATCGAGAACCTGTCCGTCTCGAGTGGCCTCTTCGTGGACAGCGTGCCGGTCACACGCGGGGTGCGCGCGCTCCTGAACGATGGGTCGTGGGTGCAGATCGGCGCGATCCTCTTCGCCATCGTCAGACCAGCGGCCTCACCCCTCGACGGCGCGGCGACGGAAGGCACGGACGCGACCCCCATCTTCATGATCCTGCGCGACGGAGACTCCTGCGCCGTGCAGTTCGATGGGCGGCATCTGGACCTGCCTGCGGCTGCGGCCCGCGCATTCGCCATGCTCGCCCTGGCGCCCACGCAGGTGGTCGCCGCCGCAGCACTGCAGGATGCGGTCGGTGGAGGGGAGACCGCTCCGGCGCTCATCACGGCCATCCGCGAGGCGGTGCGCGCCTTGCTGGAGGAGGGTTCACTCGACGAGGAGAGGCTGCGTTCGCTGATCGCACGAAGTGGCAGCAGCTATCGTCTCTCCCCCCTCGGTGGGCTCGATCGCGATGCGCTGTTACAGCGCCTCGTGCGCTTGCGCAAAGGACAGGGCTACACGCTCTGTCTCCCACGCGATGCGGTGTGCCTCGTGGAGGCCGGCTGA
- the purU gene encoding formyltetrahydrofolate deformylase: MSQPVHALFLVSAPDQPGLVARLASFFYAGGLNIIDASNHTDIHAEGGARFFMRLVVDLAGLSTPAASKALRGSATRGALETAFGELSASISADWSVRYTDVVQRVAILVTKDPACLYDLVLRQRAGELNCEIPLIISNHPTLEPVAESFRIPFVCLPVTPETKQDQERRLLELAAQHHVDLVVLARYMQILTAGFLEAAPPVINIHHGFLPAFQGAKPYHQAHARGVKLIGATAHYATQDLDQGPIIEQDVARVTHALGPEELTRVGRDVERVVLSRAVRAHLERRVIVAGRRTIVL, encoded by the coding sequence ATGAGCCAGCCTGTCCACGCCCTTTTTCTCGTCTCCGCGCCCGACCAGCCCGGGCTCGTCGCGCGACTCGCGAGCTTCTTCTACGCCGGTGGTCTCAACATCATCGACGCCAGCAACCACACCGACATTCACGCCGAAGGCGGAGCGCGCTTCTTCATGCGCCTCGTCGTCGACCTCGCCGGCCTCTCCACCCCCGCAGCGAGCAAGGCGCTCCGCGGCTCGGCGACGCGGGGCGCGCTCGAGACGGCCTTCGGGGAACTCTCGGCGTCGATCTCCGCCGACTGGTCGGTGCGCTACACCGATGTCGTCCAGCGTGTGGCCATCCTGGTCACCAAGGACCCGGCCTGCCTGTACGATCTCGTGCTGCGGCAACGCGCGGGTGAGCTGAACTGTGAGATCCCGCTCATCATCTCCAATCACCCGACGCTGGAGCCCGTCGCCGAGAGCTTCCGCATCCCCTTCGTCTGTCTTCCCGTCACCCCCGAGACCAAGCAGGATCAGGAGCGTCGACTCCTGGAGCTCGCCGCGCAGCACCATGTCGATCTGGTCGTCCTCGCCAGGTACATGCAGATCCTCACGGCGGGCTTCCTCGAGGCGGCGCCACCCGTGATCAACATCCACCACGGCTTCCTGCCCGCATTTCAGGGGGCCAAGCCCTACCACCAGGCCCACGCGCGTGGCGTGAAGCTCATCGGTGCGACCGCGCACTATGCGACCCAGGATCTGGATCAGGGACCGATCATCGAGCAAGACGTCGCCCGGGTGACACACGCGCTCGGCCCCGAGGAGCTGACGCGCGTCGGGAGGGACGTGGAGCGGGTGGTGCTCTCACGAGCGGTCCGGGCCCACCTGGAGCGGCGGGTCATCGTGGCGGGTCGCCGCACGATCGTGCTGTGA
- a CDS encoding SDR family oxidoreductase, with amino-acid sequence MESIFRDGLMKDRVAVITGGGSGINQRIAERFAAQGARCVLVGRTQEKLDAAARGIAEAGGTAVGFAADVRDYAALEKIMRETHERFGEIDVVVCGAAGNFPAPAAAISANGFKSVVDIDLMGTFNTCRAAFEHLRKPGASILSISATQAFSPTPLQAHVCAAKSGVDMVTRVLAIEWGACGVRLNAIAPGPVDDTEGMRRLTPTPEMKEKVMRAVPMGRYATRDEIADVALFLCSPAAAYITGAVIVVDGGMSLLGSSAMFNVMS; translated from the coding sequence ATGGAGAGCATCTTCCGGGATGGGCTGATGAAGGACCGCGTCGCCGTGATCACCGGCGGCGGTAGCGGGATCAACCAGCGGATCGCTGAGCGCTTCGCCGCCCAGGGGGCCCGCTGTGTGCTCGTGGGTCGCACGCAGGAGAAGCTCGATGCGGCGGCCCGAGGCATCGCCGAGGCGGGCGGCACTGCCGTGGGGTTCGCGGCCGACGTGCGGGACTATGCGGCGCTGGAAAAGATCATGCGCGAGACGCACGAGCGCTTCGGCGAGATCGACGTGGTGGTGTGTGGCGCCGCGGGGAACTTCCCCGCGCCGGCTGCCGCCATCTCCGCCAACGGGTTCAAGTCGGTCGTGGACATCGACCTGATGGGGACCTTCAACACCTGCCGGGCGGCCTTCGAGCACCTCCGGAAGCCGGGGGCATCGATCCTGAGCATCTCGGCGACGCAAGCCTTCTCGCCCACGCCGCTGCAGGCACACGTCTGCGCCGCGAAGAGTGGCGTGGACATGGTGACCCGCGTGCTGGCGATCGAGTGGGGCGCTTGCGGTGTGCGTCTCAACGCCATCGCGCCCGGACCCGTGGACGACACCGAGGGCATGCGCCGCCTCACGCCGACTCCGGAGATGAAGGAGAAGGTCATGCGGGCCGTCCCGATGGGTCGCTATGCGACCCGTGACGAGATCGCCGATGTGGCGCTGTTCCTGTGCAGCCCGGCAGCCGCTTACATCACAGGGGCCGTGATCGTGGTCGATGGCGGCATGTCCCTGCTCGGCTCCAGCGCGATGTTCAATGTGATGAGCTGA
- the rpsD gene encoding 30S ribosomal protein S4: MSRYTGPRVKIMRALGTELPGLSAKKTERRPYPPGQHGQARKKLSEYALRLREKQKLRLNYGLTDRQLRNLMIEARGSDIAAGAKLIELLERRLDNVVFRAGFARTIPAARQLVTHGHVLVDGKRVDIASYRLRAGQTVSLREKSRTHQTVETGLARKDLEAPTWLTVDKDTRSARVASLPDETSVPFAIEVQLIIEFYSQRL; encoded by the coding sequence ATGAGCCGGTACACTGGACCTCGCGTCAAGATCATGCGCGCGCTCGGGACCGAGCTTCCTGGCCTGTCGGCGAAGAAGACCGAGCGTCGTCCCTATCCTCCCGGCCAGCACGGGCAGGCTCGCAAGAAGCTCAGCGAGTACGCCCTGCGCCTCCGCGAGAAGCAAAAGCTCCGCCTGAACTATGGCCTGACCGACAGGCAGCTCCGTAACCTCATGATCGAGGCACGCGGAAGCGACATCGCCGCGGGCGCGAAGCTCATCGAGCTGCTCGAGCGCCGCCTCGACAACGTGGTCTTCCGGGCGGGCTTCGCGCGGACGATCCCCGCCGCGCGGCAGCTCGTGACCCACGGTCACGTGCTCGTCGACGGCAAGCGCGTGGACATCGCCTCCTACCGGCTCCGCGCCGGCCAGACGGTGAGCCTGCGCGAGAAGAGCCGCACCCATCAGACGGTCGAGACCGGCCTGGCCCGCAAGGACCTGGAAGCTCCGACCTGGCTGACGGTCGACAAGGACACCCGATCGGCGCGCGTGGCCTCTCTCCCCGACGAGACGAGCGTTCCGTTCGCGATCGAGGTCCAGCTCATCATCGAGTTCTACTCGCAGCGCCTGTGA
- a CDS encoding alpha/beta hydrolase: MVRRRQVLTSLAALAWTGCRGGSSRADDRTIEVDTRWRELRFEAGAANGEAQRALLLVPDGAPRRPVLVALHGRGEAVRGLDAGARGWRDDYHLDRLLRRLQAPPLTSDDLGGLVAPERLIQMNASLQRAPFEGMVIVTPYTPDNRDRSLAASRGFARFLVEQLLPRVRTETGNGMGRQATGIDGVSLGGRLALQVGLSHPEMFGAVAALQPALQLGEAVAFADLAHAAVQKAPLALRLVSSERDPFLPAVRALSEKLDERGVAHEFHVTPGPHDYAWNRGPGGAEMALWHERVQRGLPPP, encoded by the coding sequence ATGGTGCGAAGGCGGCAGGTCCTGACCAGCCTCGCGGCGCTTGCATGGACGGGGTGCCGAGGTGGCTCCTCTCGGGCTGACGATCGCACGATCGAGGTCGATACCCGCTGGCGAGAGCTTCGTTTCGAGGCTGGCGCCGCGAACGGCGAGGCGCAACGTGCGCTGCTGCTGGTGCCCGACGGCGCCCCGCGACGGCCGGTGCTCGTCGCGCTCCACGGGCGTGGTGAGGCGGTGCGCGGCCTCGACGCGGGGGCGCGTGGCTGGCGTGATGACTACCACCTGGACCGGCTCTTGCGACGGTTGCAGGCACCACCCCTCACGTCGGACGATCTCGGAGGGCTCGTCGCGCCAGAGCGCCTGATCCAGATGAACGCCTCACTCCAGAGGGCACCGTTCGAGGGCATGGTGATCGTCACGCCGTACACGCCGGACAACCGGGATCGGAGCCTTGCAGCTTCGCGCGGGTTCGCGCGGTTCCTCGTGGAGCAGCTGCTGCCGCGCGTGCGGACGGAGACTGGCAATGGGATGGGTCGACAGGCGACGGGCATCGATGGGGTCAGCCTGGGAGGGCGTCTCGCCTTGCAGGTCGGGCTCTCGCATCCCGAAATGTTCGGCGCGGTGGCAGCGCTGCAGCCTGCGCTTCAGCTGGGCGAGGCTGTGGCGTTCGCCGATCTGGCTCACGCGGCCGTGCAGAAGGCGCCGCTCGCGTTGCGCCTTGTCTCCAGCGAGAGAGACCCGTTCTTGCCCGCGGTTCGTGCCTTGAGCGAGAAGCTCGACGAGCGCGGCGTGGCCCATGAGTTCCACGTGACGCCCGGGCCCCACGACTACGCCTGGAACCGGGGGCCGGGGGGAGCAGAGATGGCACTCTGGCACGAGCGCGTGCAGCGTGGGCTGCCGCCACCCTGA